The Thalassoglobus sp. JC818 genome includes a region encoding these proteins:
- a CDS encoding PQQ-binding-like beta-propeller repeat protein, whose protein sequence is MTKLTRQVLLVAVLLLGGNSLNAQTLEGMPKETELNRYGLTLSWWGQAINDARRDTILHINSDEQNVYLQSTSGILTTFNGETGRRLWSTLVGVADQRAFAAESNERELLVASGMNVHSYDKLNGELLWELKAPQFPSASPTVSDTQVFIGTVEGSVYAFNLRKVRELHQENMLPRWSLMSREWRFKTPKRIISPPIHSGNTVLFASERGTVYGLSDLNKELKFQFETDARITTPLGSIDEYVLVADENSRLFCLNQSNGRTRWTFSSGSVMNQRPTAVGNHVYIIPNRKGMFALYLESGRVLWNQPQATQFISASDTRVYASDFNGNLLILNREDGTVIGKVAMRDFPNRIVNERTDRIVVSSKGGLVLGIREVQAEFPIFHAHPERRPILPEMASDEEQSTDQPPEPAN, encoded by the coding sequence ATGACGAAGCTTACGCGACAGGTACTTCTGGTCGCCGTTCTGCTCCTCGGCGGAAACTCCCTGAACGCACAGACCCTCGAAGGGATGCCAAAGGAAACAGAGTTGAACCGCTACGGCTTGACGCTGTCGTGGTGGGGACAGGCGATCAATGACGCCCGACGGGACACGATTCTTCACATCAACTCCGATGAACAGAATGTGTACCTGCAGTCTACCTCGGGGATTCTGACGACCTTCAATGGAGAAACTGGTCGCAGACTCTGGTCGACTTTAGTTGGTGTCGCAGATCAGCGGGCATTTGCCGCCGAATCGAATGAACGCGAATTGCTCGTTGCGAGTGGAATGAATGTTCACTCTTACGACAAACTCAACGGAGAACTGTTGTGGGAATTGAAAGCTCCGCAGTTTCCTTCCGCTTCTCCGACGGTCAGTGATACTCAAGTCTTCATTGGAACCGTCGAAGGGAGCGTGTATGCGTTCAATTTGCGAAAGGTTCGCGAGCTGCATCAGGAGAACATGCTTCCACGCTGGTCACTGATGTCTCGTGAGTGGCGATTCAAGACTCCGAAGAGAATCATCTCTCCACCGATTCACTCGGGAAACACTGTTCTTTTCGCAAGTGAACGGGGAACTGTTTACGGATTGTCGGATCTGAACAAAGAGCTGAAATTTCAGTTTGAGACCGACGCACGAATCACCACTCCGCTGGGAAGCATTGATGAGTATGTTCTCGTGGCTGATGAGAACTCCCGTTTGTTCTGCTTGAACCAGTCAAACGGGCGGACACGATGGACATTCTCAAGCGGCTCTGTCATGAATCAGCGACCGACTGCAGTGGGCAATCATGTTTATATCATTCCCAATCGAAAAGGGATGTTTGCACTCTACCTGGAAAGCGGTCGGGTACTCTGGAATCAGCCGCAGGCAACTCAGTTCATCAGTGCCAGCGACACTCGAGTTTACGCTTCTGACTTCAATGGGAACCTTCTGATTCTGAATCGCGAAGACGGAACCGTGATTGGGAAAGTCGCGATGCGAGACTTCCCGAATCGGATTGTGAATGAACGAACAGACCGCATTGTGGTCTCGAGTAAAGGCGGATTGGTACTGGGAATTCGTGAAGTCCAGGCTGAGTTCCCGATCTTCCATGCTCATCCTGAGCGACGACCGATTCTTCCAGAAATGGCTTCTGACGAGGAACAGTCCACCGATCAGCCTCCTGAACCTGCGAACTAG
- a CDS encoding VWA domain-containing protein: protein MSSSGKRNWRGGKPSSSPPPASPASPSSPRSWRSQMTPRTDRKKTTNKRLPRLIGASVVLLALFVLAVLLWRRAERVHTHFTVIEPIDNQIEESSVAIEFPDNQSETNYLTLENHFAKRVRSVLDLLPMEEAGKWTQEVAVIYLRPTSARLDGLDPFRSDEAIRDLMTQLAEFQDDHLKLVFIDYNSIESDWRWGFFGESPREEEFSWVADIPNTIVVVSTRATEQSWPASLPDWAGTIFERIVEQAFSSAADSNQDRRLTVNEVLEFISAQTSSLVSNRRDFTGQTVQIFPSIEAINSGDESQGTPLGELVVLKSPPPPIPREASPEDLQEVSKVQQQIGELWDRLTKVSGQQLVDPIRWQSTIAQIRQVETLLQTGHVHDLQERFDRIFDSLQALETNATSQPSLKLELPRKDLLSENSTVDDWSSIWAFTELTDLNATEVAAESIVQKTLEQYPFQATSTTSPTASEQQQIVNARRQVEQVAALTFSCQEDLSKLVLSVQRMLLESEDLIFLKEVNGSSTLSTRKETRDRALLLNQQIEEYVRWSVRASRLEREVLNEVDNYAHWAATAPGTQPANQARLIAAILDRDGSPSLEAPNDTERFQAACVELFSRLESLLTLHLQLTNSSFSDLQELSTAAQKLQTAYEELRRAREAVQATSKGLLSQPAPGSYAEKWQQARSLRWAPVLESSLRTKIFEMGFDPISELHDPEQLKKNKPSDSSGNVSQWKKDVLWESVWALRVHDCLAAVLPKDDAAETEPAKVRSAWIAFQNEDPQSAIPRRLDDLSLAVIDHWAECREFVRIAHSRSNETMDQYTHKLLQADLASRLLSDSDYDLIDLHRQITQQLATVSGLKTALLQADRAILSQWIFQDSLGKEWIDPSRVTIRNQDKWFHRTAEFWIEESERLLKLAGMQDMNAIVQERSDRLKACHGWSIAENLNGLGSLRFPYQQNEITSTWEISVQNPPPGEGTMTVNLMTVAQTAEDLELVPSQLALDLKSPSVTSPLEIRRQQQEASDDCQSLGYLTGVFYRGTAFQTPSLTIDPCPARETSQEYIAQLAPPTLRVTGEDVRPVMFVLDWSFSMREKNRHSAALNALQGIITQSHVTSDQIISDQAKVGLVVYGHRIKTDSVNGSYVNFAARFRNQTVEEVSQTLSKVLDPLDDARAELAPRRLEVGRDDFLQLIRQFRDIPPFGSTPLGQGIVEAAKELEKLGDEGGLVCVITDGAPRDLGKVENILSASQLNSWTPRQVRDLQNKLDDRATSVRNYLSNDHISAVILALDFQEGAEEFQTLENIFGPEGLNVRIENVSSQADPRVRQLQEVIASELKPRQFTVETSQGVAVGSFELGETVRNLEIDKEYVVRFGQFEPQRFRVSPGDQLEFSLNWETQKLDVERDFDRSSRSPAIVLDRSLPRTLPTILRADASMVGAQSNGQVRCEVQIMLDHAERELVVQRPEEIEFEFQAIGASGYTPERIRLESNSQFGAPGWTALLDTWPSNRGIDIQSWWKMSRTPPDQILSLSSLSQASSANQTIVIGDGGVPECRFWNAYTVQDGRQIYEVHLEPVDASQFEAVKDLRVEIGTARILNDRNSFVPERVDHEITTVESGIVVHSFLYPRNANPVFDEKVLAITTAKSLRDNAFSATVKVTRLH from the coding sequence ACACAGGAAGTCGCGGTCATCTATTTACGTCCAACTTCCGCGAGACTCGACGGCTTGGATCCATTCCGATCGGACGAAGCCATTCGAGATCTGATGACTCAGCTGGCTGAGTTTCAGGACGATCATCTCAAGCTGGTCTTCATCGACTACAACAGCATTGAATCCGACTGGAGATGGGGATTCTTTGGGGAATCACCCCGCGAAGAAGAGTTTTCATGGGTTGCTGACATTCCAAACACAATCGTCGTCGTTTCGACGAGAGCCACGGAACAAAGCTGGCCTGCCAGCCTCCCTGATTGGGCAGGAACAATTTTCGAACGAATCGTCGAACAGGCGTTTTCATCAGCTGCGGACTCCAACCAAGACAGACGGCTGACTGTGAATGAAGTCCTCGAATTCATCTCAGCTCAAACAAGCAGCCTCGTTTCCAATCGCCGCGATTTCACCGGACAGACCGTCCAGATATTTCCATCGATCGAAGCCATCAATTCCGGCGATGAAAGCCAGGGAACTCCTCTCGGAGAACTTGTCGTTCTCAAGTCTCCGCCTCCTCCGATTCCTCGAGAGGCCAGTCCAGAGGACCTGCAGGAAGTCTCCAAAGTTCAGCAGCAGATCGGCGAATTATGGGATCGCCTGACAAAGGTCTCTGGCCAGCAATTAGTTGATCCGATTCGCTGGCAATCAACTATCGCTCAGATCCGACAAGTCGAGACGCTCCTGCAAACCGGTCATGTCCACGACCTTCAGGAAAGATTCGATCGCATTTTCGATTCCCTTCAGGCACTGGAAACGAACGCGACATCCCAACCGTCGTTGAAGCTGGAACTTCCTCGGAAAGATTTGCTCTCAGAGAATTCCACTGTTGACGATTGGTCATCGATCTGGGCTTTCACTGAATTGACTGATCTCAATGCCACCGAAGTCGCAGCAGAATCGATCGTACAGAAGACTTTGGAACAGTACCCGTTCCAGGCCACATCCACGACAAGCCCGACTGCTTCTGAACAACAACAAATCGTCAATGCCCGGCGGCAAGTCGAGCAGGTCGCTGCTCTGACATTCAGCTGTCAGGAAGATCTCTCCAAGCTGGTGTTGTCGGTCCAACGCATGCTCCTCGAATCAGAAGATCTCATTTTCCTAAAAGAAGTGAACGGCAGTTCGACGCTGTCGACACGCAAAGAAACACGCGATCGCGCACTTCTTCTGAATCAACAAATCGAAGAATATGTTAGATGGTCCGTTCGAGCCTCCCGGTTGGAACGAGAAGTTCTAAATGAAGTCGACAACTACGCACACTGGGCAGCGACGGCCCCCGGAACACAACCTGCTAACCAAGCCAGGTTGATTGCTGCAATTCTGGACCGTGATGGATCACCAAGCCTCGAAGCTCCGAACGATACAGAACGTTTTCAAGCGGCGTGCGTTGAACTCTTCTCCCGTTTAGAAAGTCTGCTGACCTTACACCTGCAACTCACCAACAGTTCATTTTCAGACTTGCAAGAACTGTCGACTGCCGCACAAAAGTTGCAGACAGCGTACGAAGAACTTCGACGTGCTCGTGAAGCTGTTCAGGCAACATCGAAGGGATTGCTTTCTCAGCCGGCACCGGGAAGTTACGCCGAAAAATGGCAACAGGCTCGCAGCCTTCGTTGGGCTCCGGTTCTCGAAAGTTCGCTTCGAACGAAGATCTTCGAGATGGGATTCGATCCGATTTCAGAGTTGCATGACCCTGAGCAATTGAAAAAAAACAAACCCAGCGACAGCAGCGGGAATGTCTCACAATGGAAGAAAGACGTTCTCTGGGAATCAGTTTGGGCCTTGCGAGTTCACGACTGCTTAGCAGCAGTCCTTCCGAAGGACGACGCTGCTGAAACCGAACCGGCAAAAGTTCGATCTGCCTGGATTGCCTTCCAGAATGAAGACCCTCAATCCGCAATTCCTCGACGCCTGGATGACCTCAGCTTGGCAGTTATCGACCATTGGGCAGAGTGTCGAGAGTTTGTTCGAATCGCGCATTCGCGTTCGAACGAAACTATGGATCAATACACGCACAAGCTGTTGCAGGCGGATCTCGCTTCAAGGCTTCTATCGGACAGCGACTACGATCTCATCGATCTGCACCGTCAGATCACGCAGCAGTTGGCGACTGTCTCTGGGCTGAAAACAGCGCTTCTGCAGGCAGATCGAGCCATTCTTAGCCAGTGGATTTTTCAAGATTCACTTGGCAAAGAATGGATCGATCCGAGTCGGGTCACCATCCGAAATCAGGACAAATGGTTTCATCGTACCGCAGAATTCTGGATCGAAGAGTCCGAACGTCTCCTCAAACTGGCAGGCATGCAAGACATGAACGCGATCGTTCAAGAACGAAGCGATCGCCTGAAAGCGTGTCACGGATGGTCAATTGCTGAGAATCTCAACGGTCTCGGATCGTTGCGTTTTCCATACCAACAGAATGAGATTACATCAACTTGGGAGATCAGTGTTCAAAACCCACCTCCCGGGGAGGGGACGATGACCGTCAACCTCATGACAGTCGCTCAAACTGCTGAAGATCTTGAACTCGTCCCATCACAACTCGCTCTGGATTTGAAGTCTCCGTCGGTCACCAGTCCCCTTGAGATTCGACGCCAACAACAGGAAGCCAGTGACGATTGTCAGTCGCTCGGATATCTCACAGGTGTCTTTTATCGAGGGACAGCTTTCCAAACTCCGTCGTTGACCATCGATCCGTGTCCTGCGAGAGAAACGTCTCAGGAGTACATCGCCCAACTGGCTCCTCCCACGCTGCGAGTGACCGGCGAAGATGTTCGTCCGGTGATGTTCGTTCTCGACTGGTCATTTAGTATGCGTGAGAAAAATCGCCATTCAGCCGCCCTAAACGCTCTGCAGGGAATTATCACCCAATCGCATGTAACGAGTGATCAAATCATCTCTGATCAGGCGAAAGTGGGGCTGGTTGTATACGGACATCGAATCAAGACGGACAGTGTCAATGGAAGCTATGTCAACTTTGCTGCCCGATTTCGAAACCAGACAGTCGAAGAGGTATCTCAAACTCTCTCAAAAGTCCTCGATCCACTCGACGATGCCCGGGCGGAACTTGCTCCAAGACGACTCGAAGTCGGCCGGGATGATTTTCTCCAACTCATTCGACAGTTTCGCGATATTCCTCCCTTCGGATCGACTCCGCTCGGACAGGGAATCGTCGAAGCCGCCAAAGAACTTGAAAAACTTGGAGATGAAGGTGGACTGGTCTGCGTGATCACAGATGGAGCTCCTCGTGATTTGGGCAAAGTCGAGAACATCCTCTCCGCCTCGCAGTTGAACAGTTGGACTCCCAGACAAGTTCGCGACCTGCAAAACAAACTCGACGACAGAGCCACCAGCGTCAGGAATTACCTGTCGAACGATCACATCAGTGCAGTGATTCTGGCCTTGGACTTCCAGGAAGGGGCTGAAGAGTTTCAAACACTGGAGAACATCTTCGGTCCGGAAGGGCTGAACGTGCGTATCGAAAACGTCTCCAGTCAGGCAGACCCCCGCGTCCGGCAGTTGCAGGAAGTCATCGCTTCCGAACTGAAGCCGCGACAGTTCACTGTCGAAACTTCTCAAGGTGTCGCAGTCGGAAGTTTCGAACTCGGAGAGACGGTCCGAAACCTCGAAATCGACAAAGAATACGTTGTCAGATTTGGACAATTTGAGCCCCAGCGTTTCCGAGTCTCGCCCGGCGATCAGTTGGAGTTCAGCCTGAACTGGGAGACTCAAAAGCTCGATGTCGAACGAGACTTCGATCGCTCCAGCCGTTCACCAGCGATCGTTCTGGATCGAAGTCTTCCTCGCACCTTGCCGACAATATTGCGGGCCGATGCGTCTATGGTTGGTGCTCAATCGAACGGACAAGTTCGCTGCGAAGTTCAAATCATGCTCGACCATGCTGAACGCGAACTCGTGGTCCAGCGTCCTGAGGAAATCGAATTCGAATTTCAGGCCATCGGAGCAAGCGGATACACGCCTGAACGAATACGACTCGAGTCGAATTCCCAATTCGGAGCACCCGGATGGACTGCGCTCCTCGATACCTGGCCCAGTAACCGCGGAATTGATATTCAAAGCTGGTGGAAGATGTCCCGGACACCGCCGGACCAGATCCTCAGCCTGTCGAGCCTGTCACAAGCGTCGTCAGCCAACCAGACGATTGTGATCGGCGACGGAGGCGTACCTGAGTGCCGCTTCTGGAATGCTTACACCGTGCAGGATGGCCGGCAGATTTACGAGGTTCATCTGGAACCGGTCGACGCCAGCCAATTCGAAGCAGTCAAAGACCTTCGAGTTGAAATCGGAACCGCGAGAATCTTAAACGATCGCAATTCTTTCGTTCCGGAGAGAGTCGACCACGAGATCACCACCGTCGAATCGGGCATCGTCGTGCACTCATTCCTGTACCCGCGAAACGCGAACCCCGTGTTTGATGAGAAGGTCCTCGCCATCACGACAGCGAAGTCACTGAGGGACAACGCTTTCTCAGCAACGGTCAAAGTGACACGCCTTCACTGA
- a CDS encoding NADPH:quinone reductase — MKAQAALMKAAVIQQPGSPDVFQISEVPSPSCGPTEVVVKIAVSAVNPIDTYFRSGAIEVPGPFPLILGCDFAGTVEEVGPDVSKFQVGDRVWGSNQGLFGQPGTLAEKIAVDEKWAYHTPENMSDQDAAAGALTGITAQLGLFLHGRLQSGETVFVNGGTGGVGSMVVQFAKAAGAKVVTTAGAEEKQQLARELGADDVLDYRSENLENELRDAAASSGGFDIWWETQREPNLPLAIPTMKKRGRIILMAGREAQPQFPLGPFYVNDLQMLGFAMFNASADEQRDCAERMNSMWSAGKWKPVIGQTFSLDNVASAHQLQEDNTLGKAHTVTGKILVEI; from the coding sequence ATGAAAGCACAGGCGGCACTCATGAAAGCGGCAGTCATTCAGCAACCTGGATCACCGGATGTTTTTCAGATCAGCGAAGTCCCCAGCCCGTCCTGTGGCCCCACTGAAGTCGTCGTCAAGATCGCCGTCTCCGCCGTGAATCCCATCGACACCTACTTTCGCAGTGGCGCGATCGAAGTTCCCGGTCCGTTCCCACTCATTCTCGGCTGCGATTTCGCTGGAACTGTCGAGGAAGTCGGGCCGGACGTTTCCAAGTTTCAGGTCGGAGATCGGGTCTGGGGCAGCAACCAGGGGTTATTCGGACAACCTGGAACACTCGCAGAAAAGATTGCCGTCGACGAGAAGTGGGCCTATCACACCCCTGAAAACATGAGTGATCAAGACGCTGCCGCCGGAGCGCTAACCGGCATCACTGCCCAGCTCGGGTTGTTCCTGCATGGCCGTTTACAGTCGGGCGAAACCGTCTTCGTGAACGGCGGAACGGGCGGAGTCGGTTCGATGGTGGTTCAGTTTGCCAAAGCTGCTGGAGCGAAAGTTGTCACAACGGCGGGAGCTGAAGAGAAACAACAACTCGCACGTGAACTCGGGGCTGATGATGTCCTCGACTATCGATCCGAGAACCTTGAGAACGAATTGCGTGACGCAGCAGCATCATCCGGTGGTTTCGATATCTGGTGGGAAACCCAACGGGAACCAAACTTGCCACTCGCAATTCCAACAATGAAGAAGCGAGGTCGAATCATTCTGATGGCCGGCCGTGAAGCGCAACCCCAATTTCCGTTAGGGCCATTCTACGTCAACGACCTGCAGATGCTGGGATTCGCGATGTTCAATGCCAGTGCTGACGAACAGCGAGACTGCGCGGAGAGAATGAACTCGATGTGGTCGGCAGGCAAATGGAAGCCTGTCATCGGTCAGACTTTTTCACTCGACAATGTTGCGAGTGCGCATCAGCTGCAGGAAGACAATACGCTGGGCAAAGCTCACACCGTCACCGGGAAAATTCTGGTCGAGATTTGA